Proteins found in one Geomonas subterranea genomic segment:
- a CDS encoding lysophospholipid acyltransferase family protein has translation MFKQLRWYLEMVFFVVISSTIALLPNSVALSAGRLLGRTAFLFFGRRRRIAIANLEASLPFLERQPGWRGGTARELARGVFENLGCCIVEVCKIYRGSGQELIDNVEFRGVEHFDAAFAKGKGLIFITAHSGNWELLALAFGVRRHELSVVARRQDNPHLNRMVERIRKSYGNGLIYKDGALRAMFSALRKREVVGLLIDQAVQSEWGILANFLGRPAWTMRMPSLIARKSGAPLLPAFIHREGNKSVITIHPEYQLSAAEDPEVAAAEDANGLNRYIEEYVVQHPGQWYWVHKRWKNAPPAA, from the coding sequence ATGTTTAAGCAGCTGCGCTGGTATCTCGAGATGGTGTTCTTCGTGGTGATCTCCTCCACCATTGCGCTGCTCCCCAACAGCGTCGCCCTCTCGGCTGGGAGGTTGCTCGGCAGGACGGCCTTCCTCTTTTTTGGGAGGAGGCGCCGCATCGCCATCGCCAACCTGGAAGCGAGCCTCCCCTTTCTGGAGCGCCAGCCGGGGTGGCGGGGGGGGACGGCCAGGGAGCTGGCCCGTGGGGTTTTCGAGAACCTGGGGTGCTGCATCGTCGAGGTCTGCAAGATCTACCGCGGGAGCGGGCAGGAGCTGATCGACAACGTCGAGTTCCGCGGGGTGGAACACTTCGATGCCGCCTTTGCCAAGGGGAAGGGGCTCATCTTCATCACGGCCCACAGCGGTAATTGGGAGCTCCTGGCGCTCGCCTTCGGGGTGCGCAGGCATGAGCTGTCCGTGGTTGCCAGGCGCCAGGACAATCCGCACCTGAACCGCATGGTCGAGCGGATCCGCAAAAGCTACGGCAACGGGCTCATCTACAAGGACGGGGCGCTCAGGGCCATGTTCTCCGCGCTTAGAAAGCGCGAGGTGGTCGGGCTCCTGATCGACCAGGCGGTGCAGTCGGAGTGGGGCATCCTGGCCAACTTCCTGGGGCGGCCGGCCTGGACCATGCGGATGCCCTCCCTCATCGCGAGAAAGAGCGGGGCTCCGCTGCTCCCCGCCTTCATCCACCGCGAGGGGAACAAAAGCGTCATCACCATTCATCCCGAGTACCAGCTCTCCGCCGCCGAGGACCCGGAGGTCGCCGCCGCCGAGGATGCCAACGGCCTGAACCGCTACATTGAGGAATACGTGGTGCAGCACCCCGGGCAGTGGTACTGGGTGCACAAGCGCTGGAAGAACGCGCCGCCGGCGGCGTAA
- the msbA gene encoding lipid A export permease/ATP-binding protein MsbA — protein MSSAVPPQKTSVFNRLLGYSRPYGWRIALAALGSVGVGGMDGAMAYLVEPVLRRIFSGKETAIFVLLPLGIVLLYALRGICRYTNDYFIRSAGQLAVQDVRNDLYAKNMSLSIGYFHRHETGTLMSRVLSDVSMMQEGVGQVITGLFRDGLSAVALLGVIFYRDWQLALISFVVIPLTVVPARKIGKRIKRVARQGQEKMGDLASILQETYSGIKVVKAFGLENREIERFRARNRDFYHFTRKNIKYEGLSTPIMEFITSFGIAAVIWVGGSNVMHGTRSASEFFSFITAMVLVFNPIKRLLTAFNNLQRSMGAAERVFEVMDEKPEIVDAPNARDLGKARGEVEFREVRFKYEDDYVLQGVNLTAKRGEVIALVGPSGGGKTTLVSLITRFYDPTGGQVLMDGVDIRERTMKSLLEQIALVDQETILFNDTIANNIRYGRMTATDAEVEAAARAAFAHDFIQELPEGYLTNIGDRGVRLSGGQRQRLCIARAILKDAPILILDEATSALDTESEQMVQQALNNLMKNRTTFVIAHRLSTITHADRIVVLEKGVVAEMGSHDELLQAEGIYSRLHGMQFRA, from the coding sequence ATGAGCAGTGCAGTACCCCCGCAGAAAACTAGTGTGTTCAATCGCCTACTTGGCTACAGCCGTCCCTACGGGTGGCGCATCGCGCTGGCCGCGCTCGGCTCGGTCGGCGTCGGCGGCATGGACGGCGCCATGGCCTACCTGGTGGAACCGGTCCTGAGAAGGATCTTCTCGGGCAAGGAGACGGCGATCTTCGTCCTGCTCCCGCTGGGGATCGTCCTTCTCTATGCACTGCGCGGCATATGCCGCTACACCAACGACTACTTCATCAGGAGTGCGGGGCAGCTCGCCGTCCAGGACGTGCGCAACGACCTGTACGCGAAGAACATGAGCTTGAGCATCGGCTACTTCCACCGTCACGAGACCGGAACCCTCATGTCGCGCGTCCTCTCGGACGTCAGCATGATGCAGGAAGGGGTGGGGCAGGTGATCACCGGCCTGTTCCGCGACGGCCTCTCCGCCGTGGCCCTTCTGGGGGTCATCTTTTACCGGGACTGGCAGCTGGCACTCATCTCCTTCGTGGTGATCCCGCTCACCGTGGTTCCCGCGCGGAAGATCGGCAAGAGGATCAAGCGGGTGGCGCGGCAGGGGCAGGAGAAGATGGGGGATCTCGCCAGCATCCTGCAGGAGACCTATTCCGGGATCAAGGTGGTCAAGGCCTTCGGCCTGGAGAACCGCGAGATCGAGCGCTTCCGGGCGCGCAACCGCGACTTCTACCACTTCACCCGCAAGAACATCAAGTACGAGGGGCTCTCCACTCCGATCATGGAGTTCATCACCTCCTTCGGCATCGCGGCGGTGATCTGGGTCGGCGGCAGCAACGTCATGCACGGCACTCGCAGCGCCTCGGAGTTCTTCTCCTTCATCACCGCCATGGTGCTGGTGTTCAACCCGATCAAGCGGCTCTTGACCGCCTTCAACAACCTGCAGCGTTCCATGGGGGCCGCCGAGCGGGTCTTCGAGGTCATGGACGAAAAGCCGGAGATCGTGGACGCACCGAACGCCCGCGATCTGGGCAAGGCGCGCGGCGAGGTGGAGTTCCGCGAGGTCCGCTTCAAGTACGAGGACGACTACGTGCTGCAGGGGGTGAACCTGACCGCGAAAAGGGGCGAGGTGATCGCCCTGGTAGGCCCATCGGGCGGCGGCAAGACCACGCTGGTCTCCCTGATCACCCGCTTCTACGACCCGACCGGCGGGCAGGTCCTCATGGACGGCGTCGATATCCGCGAGCGCACCATGAAGAGCCTTCTGGAGCAGATCGCGCTGGTCGACCAGGAAACCATCCTCTTCAACGACACCATCGCCAACAACATCCGCTACGGCAGGATGACCGCGACCGACGCCGAGGTCGAGGCGGCGGCGCGGGCGGCGTTCGCCCACGACTTCATCCAGGAGCTTCCCGAGGGATACCTGACCAACATCGGCGACCGCGGCGTGCGCCTTTCCGGCGGTCAGCGCCAGAGGCTTTGCATCGCCCGCGCGATACTAAAGGACGCGCCTATCCTGATCCTCGACGAGGCCACCAGCGCGCTCGACACCGAGAGCGAACAGATGGTCCAGCAGGCGCTTAACAACCTGATGAAGAACCGCACCACCTTCGTCATCGCCCACCGGCTCTCCACCATCACCCATGCCGACCGGATCGTGGTGCTGGAGAAGGGGGTGGTGGCCGAGATGGGAAGCCACGATGAACTGCTGCAGGCCGAAGGCATCTACAGCCGCCTGCACGGCATGCAGTTCAGGGCGTGA
- the lpxA gene encoding acyl-ACP--UDP-N-acetylglucosamine O-acyltransferase, with product MIHSTAIIHPGAKIAEGVEIGPYAVIGENVSIGKGTKIGPHAVVDGWTEIGEANTIFHMASVGAVPQDLKYRGEKTWLRIGNGNTIREFASLHLGTVTGDGETTVGDGNLFMAYSHVAHDCHIGNNVIMANSATLAGHVTVEDYAILGGLCAVLQFMRIGAHVMVGGMTSVPMDVPPYTIITGDRSESRLRGLNLIGLKRRGFSDETISSLKKAYKLLSMSGLKLAEAVEKMKSDVPSCPEVDHFIEFIESSKRGVAR from the coding sequence ATGATCCACAGCACCGCAATAATCCACCCCGGCGCCAAGATCGCCGAGGGGGTCGAGATCGGTCCGTACGCCGTGATCGGCGAGAACGTGAGCATCGGCAAGGGGACCAAGATCGGTCCGCACGCGGTCGTCGACGGCTGGACCGAGATCGGCGAGGCGAACACCATCTTCCACATGGCTTCGGTGGGGGCCGTTCCGCAGGATCTCAAGTACCGGGGCGAGAAGACCTGGCTCAGGATCGGCAACGGCAACACCATCCGCGAGTTCGCCAGCCTGCACCTGGGCACCGTCACCGGCGACGGCGAGACCACCGTGGGAGACGGCAACCTCTTCATGGCCTACTCCCACGTGGCGCACGACTGCCACATCGGCAACAACGTGATCATGGCCAACTCCGCGACGCTTGCCGGCCATGTCACCGTCGAGGATTACGCCATCCTGGGGGGGCTCTGCGCCGTGCTCCAGTTCATGCGCATCGGGGCTCACGTCATGGTGGGTGGGATGACCTCCGTCCCGATGGACGTCCCCCCCTACACGATCATCACCGGCGACCGTTCCGAGAGCCGCCTGCGCGGCCTGAACCTGATCGGCCTGAAGCGCCGCGGCTTCTCCGACGAGACCATCTCCAGCCTGAAGAAGGCGTACAAGCTTCTCTCCATGTCCGGGCTGAAGCTTGCAGAGGCGGTCGAGAAGATGAAGAGCGACGTTCCCAGCTGCCCCGAAGTGGACCACTTCATCGAGTTCATCGAGAGCTCGAAGCGTGGCGTCGCCAGGTAG
- the lpxB gene encoding lipid-A-disaccharide synthase has product MIVAGEASGEMYGAQIATAIGALAPRTRFFGMGGNCMREAGVETLVDANVMAVMGLVEVVAHLPTIVRGFTTLKRKLLTDPPDLLILIDYPDFNLRLAKIAKKAGIKVLYFISPQVWAWRSHRVHGIGRVVDMMAVLFPFEVPFYQKAGVPVTFVGHPLLDLVKPTMKRDEALASLGLDPQRRCVGLFPGSRRSEIKKLLPIILESARILKERMPDLQFVLPRATSLKDEDLAPYLSGCGMEVKVVAGRNHDVMSGCDAVIAASGTVVMELALVGVPHVIIYKMSTLTYEVGKRVINVPHIGISNIVAEKRMVQELIQHEAEPVPIADEVDALLNRPGYAAQMREDFAAMRVKLGNGGALGRVARLALEMIR; this is encoded by the coding sequence ATGATCGTCGCCGGGGAGGCTTCCGGCGAGATGTACGGCGCGCAGATAGCGACCGCCATTGGCGCGCTCGCCCCCCGGACCCGCTTCTTCGGTATGGGGGGCAACTGCATGCGCGAGGCCGGGGTCGAAACGCTGGTCGACGCCAACGTGATGGCCGTGATGGGGCTGGTCGAGGTGGTGGCGCACCTGCCGACCATCGTCCGCGGCTTCACCACCCTGAAAAGAAAACTCCTCACCGATCCCCCTGATCTGCTGATCCTGATCGATTACCCCGACTTCAACCTGCGGCTGGCCAAGATCGCGAAGAAGGCCGGCATCAAGGTGCTCTACTTCATCTCGCCCCAGGTCTGGGCCTGGAGGAGCCACCGCGTGCACGGTATCGGACGCGTGGTGGACATGATGGCGGTGCTCTTCCCGTTCGAGGTCCCCTTCTACCAGAAGGCAGGGGTCCCGGTCACCTTCGTGGGGCATCCCCTTTTGGACCTGGTCAAGCCGACCATGAAGCGGGACGAGGCGCTCGCCTCGCTCGGGCTCGACCCGCAGCGTCGCTGCGTCGGGCTCTTCCCGGGAAGCCGTCGTTCGGAGATCAAGAAGCTGCTTCCCATCATCCTGGAGTCGGCCCGCATCCTGAAAGAGCGGATGCCGGACCTGCAGTTCGTGCTGCCGCGCGCCACCTCGCTCAAAGACGAGGATCTGGCGCCGTACCTGTCGGGGTGCGGGATGGAGGTGAAGGTGGTCGCCGGGAGAAACCACGACGTCATGAGCGGCTGCGACGCGGTCATCGCCGCCTCGGGTACCGTGGTCATGGAGCTCGCCCTGGTGGGGGTCCCCCACGTGATCATCTACAAGATGTCCACCCTCACCTACGAGGTGGGCAAGAGGGTGATCAACGTGCCGCACATCGGCATCAGCAATATCGTCGCGGAAAAGCGGATGGTCCAGGAACTGATCCAGCACGAGGCGGAGCCGGTTCCGATCGCCGACGAGGTAGACGCCCTTTTGAACCGGCCGGGGTACGCGGCGCAGATGCGCGAGGATTTCGCGGCGATGAGAGTGAAGCTTGGTAACGGCGGGGCCCTGGGTCGTGTGGCCCGACTCGCCTTGGAGATGATTCGATGA
- the fabZ gene encoding 3-hydroxyacyl-ACP dehydratase FabZ, translating into MLDIVQIMEILPHRYPFLLIDKVLELEPGKRVVAIKNVTMNEPFFQGHFPGFPVMPGVLIIEAMAQSAAILAYTAMGDDAKEKVSYFMAIDNARFRKPVKPGDTLRIEVETLFSKRGIWSCAAKAYVGDTLMTEAELKATLGDK; encoded by the coding sequence ATGCTCGACATAGTCCAGATTATGGAAATCCTGCCCCACCGCTACCCGTTCCTGTTGATCGACAAGGTGCTCGAACTCGAGCCGGGCAAGCGGGTGGTGGCGATCAAGAACGTCACCATGAACGAGCCCTTCTTCCAGGGTCACTTCCCGGGCTTCCCGGTCATGCCGGGGGTCCTGATCATCGAGGCCATGGCCCAGTCCGCCGCCATCCTCGCCTACACCGCCATGGGCGATGACGCGAAGGAGAAGGTGAGCTACTTCATGGCCATCGACAACGCACGTTTCAGAAAGCCGGTGAAGCCGGGCGACACCCTGAGGATCGAGGTGGAGACCCTGTTCAGCAAACGCGGCATCTGGAGCTGCGCCGCCAAGGCCTACGTCGGCGACACCCTGATGACCGAGGCGGAACTGAAGGCAACGCTGGGCGACAAATAA